GGCGCATACGGTTTCAGATTTCCAGCTTCTTGAAGAAAGTGATCCACTATATCAGTGGCGAGAGCGGATGCTTGATCTATGGGATGATAAATTCCGCAATGTGCCAAGGGCTGTGGCGCAATAACTTGCATGTTGGTGGGAATAGCTCTATCAAGAATCTCAATATTGATAATTAGTTTCATAGTGAAGAGCTGAGGATTTGCTGATGGATGTTTTGTTGGAAGCAAAACAACTGACAAAGCAATTTGGTGGGCTGGTTGCCGTCGACGGAATAGACCTTTCTGTAAAGAAGGGTGAAGTGCTGGGTTTTCTGGGGCCTAATGGTGCTGGTAAAACCACCACTATGAAAATGCTCACAGGCTTTCTCGCGCCAACAAGCGGGGAAGCCTCTGTATGTGGGGAAACCGTTACTACAGGTAACGTAAAAGCTCGGGCTAAAATTGGCTACCTACCTGAAGGCGCGCCTCTATACGGTGATATGACACCTCGTGGTTTCCTGAGTTTTATGGCTGAAGCCAGACATATCCCAAAAGCTGAAATAGCGGATGTAGTGGAAAGTGCGGCTGGTGCAGTACATCTTCACAGTGTTATGGAGCAGCGTATTGAAACCCTTTCCAAGGGTTATAAACGCAGGGTAGGGCTTGCTGGCGCAATTCTTCATGCGCCAGATGTCCTTATTCTTGATGAACCAACAGATGGTCTTGATCCAAACCAGAAGCACGAAGTGCGCCGATTGATCGAAGCAATGTCTGTTGACCGTTCGATTATTATCTCCACGCATATTCTGGAGGAAGTCGAAGCTATTTGCCACCGGGCTGTAGTGATTAATAAGGGCCGCATTGTTGCGGATGGCACACCGACTGATCTCAAGAACCAGTCAGAATATAAAAACGCTGTTGTTATGCTGGTGCCAAAGGAACAGGCAGAAAGGGCTGCCGCTGCTCTTAAGGGACTAAGATTCATTGAACGAATTGAGGCTGCAAAGCAGGGTGATAACGTTCGTATGACTATTCTTGGCAAAGGGCGCGGAGATATAGCGGAATCTATTTCTGATATCGCAGCCGTCAGCAACTGGCAGATTACTGAATTTTCTGTTGATCCG
This DNA window, taken from Kordiimonas sp. SCSIO 12603, encodes the following:
- a CDS encoding ABC transporter ATP-binding protein — encoded protein: MLEAKQLTKQFGGLVAVDGIDLSVKKGEVLGFLGPNGAGKTTTMKMLTGFLAPTSGEASVCGETVTTGNVKARAKIGYLPEGAPLYGDMTPRGFLSFMAEARHIPKAEIADVVESAAGAVHLHSVMEQRIETLSKGYKRRVGLAGAILHAPDVLILDEPTDGLDPNQKHEVRRLIEAMSVDRSIIISTHILEEVEAICHRAVVINKGRIVADGTPTDLKNQSEYKNAVVMLVPKEQAERAAAALKGLRFIERIEAAKQGDNVRMTILGKGRGDIAESISDIAAVSNWQITEFSVDPGRLDDVFRRLTEGEV